One genomic window of Malaciobacter molluscorum LMG 25693 includes the following:
- a CDS encoding TrbC/VirB2 family protein: MKNILKIGFYLVLISSSLFASDNPFVAPLKKVQELLDGDVTKVIAGILIAICGFYVGSGQFEKGKGYAWGLIIGISVVYGAKWIADFIWG, encoded by the coding sequence ATGAAAAATATTTTAAAAATTGGATTCTATTTAGTACTTATATCAAGTTCACTTTTTGCAAGTGATAATCCATTTGTAGCACCATTAAAAAAAGTTCAAGAGCTATTAGATGGTGATGTTACAAAAGTGATTGCAGGTATTCTTATAGCTATTTGTGGTTTTTATGTTGGATCAGGACAATTTGAAAAAGGGAAAGGTTATGCCTGGGGATTAATAATAGGTATTTCAGTAGTTTATGGTGCTAAATGGATAGCTGATTTTATCTGGGGATAA
- a CDS encoding type IV secretion system protein, translating into MGIYKETIGILDKALGSIQNNLYDSGTAIFNDTFFNLAFSLSICYLGYLIMFQKVKVDESAYKLIWTIIIFAIVKSILAKHSFYDYFLEIINAPANTLIQMLNRFVSGINTDASLENVTENLITSLQNVHDTIYSKASFSNLSAYIYATLLYLCGSFLLIAILLFSAFSLFLAKTVLALVPFIIIFLLWRKTEYIFFNWLRLYVSLSLYPAMTILLGSVCFAVAEYMKRVSSGLDDGGYDQVIAICIIMSLCGLAIFKIPNIINQIIGSANEGSSLSSGLGTMSAGASVLSTVSKLSLTKFAGESAGKALGVGLDKGFNKATQKSADAVKKLWTKLK; encoded by the coding sequence ATGGGAATATATAAAGAAACAATAGGAATTTTAGATAAAGCACTAGGTTCTATCCAAAATAATTTATATGATAGTGGAACTGCTATTTTTAATGATACTTTTTTTAATTTAGCATTCTCCCTTTCAATATGTTATTTAGGTTATTTAATAATGTTTCAAAAAGTTAAAGTTGATGAATCAGCATATAAACTAATATGGACAATTATCATATTTGCCATAGTTAAATCAATACTTGCTAAACATTCATTTTATGATTATTTTTTAGAAATAATTAATGCACCAGCAAATACATTAATTCAAATGTTAAATAGATTTGTTTCAGGGATAAATACAGATGCAAGTTTAGAAAATGTTACAGAAAACTTAATAACATCTCTTCAAAATGTACATGATACTATATACTCAAAAGCTTCATTTAGTAATTTAAGTGCATATATTTATGCAACATTATTATATTTATGTGGTTCATTCTTACTTATTGCAATTTTATTATTCTCTGCATTTAGCCTATTTCTTGCAAAAACAGTTCTTGCACTAGTGCCATTTATAATCATCTTTTTATTATGGAGAAAAACAGAATATATTTTCTTTAATTGGCTTAGATTATATGTATCTCTAAGTCTTTATCCAGCAATGACAATTTTACTAGGTTCTGTATGTTTTGCAGTAGCAGAATATATGAAAAGAGTATCAAGTGGTCTTGATGATGGTGGATATGATCAAGTAATTGCTATATGCATAATAATGTCTTTATGTGGACTTGCAATTTTCAAAATCCCAAATATTATAAATCAAATAATTGGATCTGCAAATGAAGGAAGTAGCTTAAGTTCTGGATTAGGAACTATGAGTGCTGGTGCATCAGTATTAAGTACAGTATCAAAATTATCTTTAACTAAATTTGCAGGAGAGTCAGCAGGAAAAGCATTAGGAGTAGGACTTGATAAAGGATTTAATAAAGCTACTCAGAAATCAGCAGATGCAGTAAAAAAATTATGGACAAAATTAAAATAA
- a CDS encoding DUF3820 family protein, protein MRYILLMIAVLYFVYKGIEFLLPSSWLETNHDLPLTLTIFIYIIFLAYFIIWKPIVKIIKGNSEVEFGKYKGEKWENVPENYLRWVIDNLDGAEKDGAIRELEKRTLK, encoded by the coding sequence ATGAGATATATACTTTTAATGATTGCTGTTTTATACTTTGTTTATAAAGGCATAGAGTTTTTATTACCATCAAGTTGGTTAGAAACAAATCATGATTTACCACTTACTCTAACAATATTTATTTATATAATTTTTTTAGCATATTTTATTATTTGGAAACCAATAGTGAAAATTATTAAAGGTAATAGTGAAGTTGAGTTTGGAAAATATAAGGGTGAAAAGTGGGAAAATGTACCTGAAAATTATTTGAGATGGGTTATTGATAATTTAGATGGAGCAGAAAAAGATGGTGCAATTAGAGAATTAGAAAAAAGAACATTAAAGTAG
- a CDS encoding helix-turn-helix domain-containing protein: MNINSNFLNIRKKLGFNQTDFAEKLETSQNLISKYEKGQVELPLKIINNLHKVFNININWLLTGYGEMFENQNNLSVEKKDIDLVSSILEELNKLTDLQKEYYYHKIKSDALENEIKENLKEK, from the coding sequence ATGAATATAAATAGTAATTTTCTTAATATAAGAAAAAAATTGGGTTTTAATCAAACAGATTTTGCAGAAAAGCTTGAAACATCACAAAACTTAATTTCTAAATATGAAAAAGGTCAAGTAGAACTGCCATTAAAAATTATTAATAATTTGCATAAAGTATTCAATATAAATATAAATTGGTTATTGACTGGCTATGGAGAAATGTTTGAAAATCAAAACAATTTATCTGTAGAAAAAAAAGATATTGATTTGGTTTCAAGTATCTTAGAAGAACTAAATAAACTTACAGACTTACAAAAAGAATATTATTACCACAAAATTAAATCAGATGCTCTTGAAAATGAGATAAAAGAAAATTTAAAGGAAAAATAA
- a CDS encoding TrbI/VirB10 family protein, whose protein sequence is MKKNKLKEFIIMFSILATIAIGLIIYGFIATAADEEKSPEFDKFLVNTNFPLNDYIYKEKKKPTDLSKGLLLEEKEKPKQKIKQEEETIKDKVSSIKKEILDKQKEYSKDIFQSKEEILRQQREEQKKNLLNSLYSDIPKAKIEKNSFEEKKQELDFGANKFSNLKNRNSVTNETKLYRTITADKRIPIILTSSINSALSGQVVGIVEDDIYASMGTVKLLPKGTKAIGNYRNNSQIGENRFELKWDRFITPQGIHVLLDDAQSADIKGNSGVLGVLDNRYWKRYGLPLTLSTISNSLLLAVSKATSDDSSKDNSNNTQIILDNSRQDLSYILKKITDEQIKIKPIITVREASRVFIVSKYDIWFPQPKNGEIVIKYFNLKGENNEN, encoded by the coding sequence ATGAAAAAAAATAAATTAAAAGAATTCATCATTATGTTTTCAATATTAGCAACTATTGCTATAGGACTAATAATATATGGTTTTATTGCAACTGCAGCTGATGAAGAAAAATCACCAGAATTTGATAAGTTTTTAGTTAACACAAACTTCCCTTTAAATGATTATATTTATAAAGAAAAGAAAAAACCAACTGATCTTTCTAAAGGTTTATTATTAGAAGAAAAAGAGAAACCTAAACAAAAAATCAAACAAGAAGAAGAAACAATAAAAGATAAAGTTTCTTCTATAAAAAAAGAAATATTAGACAAACAGAAAGAATATAGTAAAGATATCTTCCAATCAAAAGAAGAGATTTTAAGACAACAAAGAGAAGAACAAAAAAAGAACTTGCTAAATAGTCTATATAGTGATATTCCAAAAGCAAAAATTGAAAAAAATAGTTTTGAAGAAAAGAAACAAGAACTAGACTTCGGTGCAAATAAATTTTCTAATCTTAAAAATAGAAATAGTGTTACAAATGAAACTAAATTATATAGAACAATCACTGCAGATAAAAGAATTCCTATTATATTAACATCTTCAATTAATAGTGCTTTATCAGGTCAAGTTGTTGGTATAGTTGAAGATGATATATATGCAAGTATGGGAACAGTTAAATTACTTCCTAAAGGCACTAAAGCAATAGGAAACTACAGAAATAATTCACAAATAGGAGAAAATCGTTTTGAATTAAAATGGGATAGATTTATCACTCCTCAAGGAATTCATGTTCTATTAGATGATGCACAAAGTGCAGATATAAAAGGTAACTCTGGAGTATTAGGTGTTTTAGATAATAGATATTGGAAAAGATATGGTTTACCTCTAACTTTATCAACAATATCAAACTCATTACTACTTGCAGTTAGTAAAGCCACTAGTGATGATAGTTCAAAAGACAACTCAAATAATACACAAATTATTTTAGATAACTCAAGACAAGATTTATCATACATACTAAAAAAAATCACAGATGAACAAATAAAAATAAAACCAATAATTACAGTTAGAGAAGCAAGTAGAGTATTTATTGTATCTAAATATGATATTTGGTTTCCACAACCTAAAAATGGCGAGATTGTTATTAAATATTTTAATTTAAAAGGAGAGAATAATGAAAACTAA
- a CDS encoding VirB4 family type IV secretion/conjugal transfer ATPase encodes MSILPNLLNKLLLGFSKPLYSISEDNNILGKFDEYNLVTKDENFVTMFEISGISYNSLNDEKLVELLELRNIFINSSNSLFNISIFQNRDKKEIDNSINLNTNNDYADNLIKLYNNKLSSTIYENKFYIAICTSKKNLKNFFDLQKDKITSSDNEKNFYLALNERLNKIATNIINQLNDYQIKRLSSSETLNFYASYCNMKKTEVNTKLGLLQDSYINTNLKFEKDYIIHQDDEKRYSKFLSVKAYDTNEIDSNLTKELLSLNSKILVCENITSISKDAALTKMRKFINTSSDIVREELEVLRELIKTDRENLLYYSLSILITTTDLKELKELTKHIEVLFSKYGIKTVVENKFVNLKTLYFSFFPGRSNLNTRKRLQSSTAISVLNSFEQDIKGRTKNSFGDDFIAYFKTLNNQLFRFNFHVNTRKKGLGHTLVIAPTESGKTTLMSFLMVCLLKFDINILAFDKRHGMYNFCNFFDGSYQELNEEFTLNPFSLPETEENINFLKSFLKKMAEIDSQDSELILAIENAIRATYRHKNNLNVKLEDFVNNLEKFEGLEEKFKPFLGGIFDNEKCSLNFEKKITILGMDTILKDKKLAFLVSLYSSHKLQNLSLELDKDFFVFWDELKDYITNKDSAEIILEQKLEVRKTGGVITEAVQNLDFFDILENKDSYLENIGHYIIFPTKSPKVLKRLEEDLDLSRTEIEFLSTSDLKNNHEILLKNRVTGESIFLNIDLSSLGNYLNVFNSDSSEVKRLKKIKTSNPENWREDFLNGNI; translated from the coding sequence ATGAGTATTTTGCCTAATTTATTAAATAAATTATTACTTGGTTTTTCAAAGCCTTTATATTCAATTTCAGAAGATAATAATATCTTAGGAAAGTTTGATGAATATAATCTAGTAACAAAAGACGAAAACTTTGTTACTATGTTTGAAATATCAGGGATAAGTTATAATTCACTAAATGATGAAAAACTGGTTGAATTACTTGAGTTAAGAAATATATTTATTAACTCAAGTAATTCTTTATTTAATATTTCTATATTCCAAAATAGAGATAAAAAAGAGATTGATAACTCTATAAATTTAAACACTAATAATGATTATGCAGATAATCTTATTAAACTTTATAATAATAAACTATCTTCTACAATCTATGAGAATAAATTTTATATAGCAATATGTACAAGTAAAAAGAATTTGAAAAACTTCTTTGATTTACAAAAAGATAAAATAACTTCTTCAGATAATGAAAAAAACTTTTATCTAGCATTGAATGAAAGATTAAATAAAATTGCTACTAATATAATAAATCAATTGAACGATTACCAAATTAAAAGATTGTCTTCTTCTGAAACACTTAACTTTTATGCCTCATATTGTAATATGAAAAAAACAGAAGTTAATACAAAACTTGGTCTGCTTCAAGATAGTTATATTAATACAAATTTAAAATTTGAAAAAGACTATATAATTCATCAAGATGATGAAAAAAGATATTCTAAATTTCTTAGTGTTAAAGCATATGATACTAATGAAATAGATTCGAATCTTACAAAAGAGTTACTTTCTCTAAACTCAAAAATTCTTGTTTGTGAAAACATTACTTCTATTTCTAAAGATGCAGCTCTTACAAAGATGAGAAAATTTATTAATACTTCATCTGATATTGTTAGAGAAGAACTTGAGGTATTAAGAGAACTAATAAAAACAGATAGAGAAAATCTACTTTATTATAGTTTATCTATTTTAATAACAACAACGGATTTAAAAGAGTTAAAAGAACTTACAAAGCATATAGAAGTTTTATTTTCAAAATATGGAATAAAAACAGTAGTTGAAAATAAATTTGTTAATCTAAAAACATTGTACTTCTCTTTCTTTCCAGGAAGATCAAATCTAAATACAAGAAAAAGACTTCAATCTTCAACTGCTATTTCTGTTTTAAATAGTTTTGAACAAGATATAAAGGGAAGAACTAAAAATTCTTTCGGTGATGACTTTATAGCATATTTTAAAACACTAAATAATCAACTATTTAGATTTAACTTTCATGTTAATACAAGAAAAAAAGGTTTAGGACATACTCTTGTAATTGCTCCAACAGAATCAGGAAAAACTACACTTATGAGTTTTTTAATGGTCTGCTTACTTAAATTTGATATCAATATTTTAGCTTTTGATAAAAGACATGGTATGTATAACTTTTGTAACTTCTTTGATGGTTCATATCAAGAATTAAATGAAGAGTTTACACTTAATCCATTTTCATTGCCAGAAACAGAAGAAAATATAAATTTCCTAAAATCTTTTTTAAAAAAAATGGCTGAAATTGATAGTCAAGATAGTGAATTGATACTAGCAATTGAAAATGCAATTAGAGCAACATATAGACATAAGAATAATCTAAATGTTAAATTAGAAGATTTTGTTAATAACCTTGAAAAATTTGAAGGGTTAGAAGAGAAATTTAAACCTTTTCTTGGTGGTATATTTGACAATGAAAAATGTAGTTTAAACTTTGAGAAAAAAATTACTATCTTAGGGATGGATACTATTCTAAAAGATAAAAAACTTGCCTTTTTAGTATCTCTTTATAGCTCACATAAATTGCAAAATTTATCACTAGAACTTGATAAGGACTTCTTTGTATTTTGGGATGAATTAAAAGACTATATTACAAATAAAGATTCTGCAGAAATTATCTTAGAACAAAAACTTGAAGTAAGAAAGACGGGTGGAGTCATAACAGAAGCCGTACAAAATCTGGACTTTTTTGATATTTTAGAAAATAAAGACTCTTACTTGGAAAATATAGGACACTATATTATTTTCCCTACAAAATCCCCAAAAGTATTAAAAAGACTAGAAGAAGATTTAGATTTGTCAAGAACAGAAATTGAATTTTTGTCAACAAGTGATTTGAAAAATAATCATGAAATTCTATTAAAAAATAGAGTTACTGGAGAATCAATCTTTTTAAATATAGATCTTAGTTCGTTAGGTAATTATTTAAATGTTTTTAATTCAGACTCAAGTGAAGTAAAAAGACTTAAAAAAATAAAAACATCAAATCCAGAAAACTGGAGAGAGGATTTTTTAAATGGGAATATATAA
- a CDS encoding type II toxin-antitoxin system RelB/DinJ family antitoxin, giving the protein MTATSNKKRTNVYLDADTKMKAQEIFKQYGLGLSEAFNIFLTQSVLERGIPFEIKIPNEETAKAIKDARSNKNMSKIDLDDLKKDLGA; this is encoded by the coding sequence ATGACTGCAACATCAAATAAAAAAAGAACTAATGTTTATCTTGATGCAGATACAAAAATGAAAGCTCAAGAAATATTTAAACAATATGGATTAGGGTTAAGTGAAGCTTTTAATATTTTTTTAACTCAATCAGTTTTAGAAAGAGGAATTCCTTTTGAAATAAAAATTCCAAATGAAGAAACTGCAAAAGCTATAAAAGATGCTAGATCAAATAAAAATATGTCTAAAATTGATTTGGATGATTTAAAAAAGGATTTAGGTGCTTGA
- a CDS encoding putative quorum-sensing-regulated virulence factor produces MWFIAFIFWGFMLASWIKPYFPKDWLIQYPDLAHYVSFISIFLILFYIYFLRPFLREVNGERTIDFGKYKGRKWKDIPTEYLQWVSQTYNDYSQAGAYRELRRRKKLKKKEFKHKYQGTILGIIETNRTCWKCKKTTTIIAIKFYTKMNEDDIYDTMPSVAHYIKYLPNDILEKIQTEYPFFKYKYSHTINEEYIANCCIHCDSLQGDWELHEEPQGKFFNSHKMKCKKYIVNKNDRLEFSKRPLKQTIKSSSKNKIKDVIYKEDENISTDETLNEELQKAIKNYDENIISNNAEQEHLNKIKQSEDSVIFSEEGVYYDGVFISNQELEKRAQEEDEIQDENDNFIHFGKYKGKKWEKVPSSYLNWVVDNFDGIDERYYALEELKRRV; encoded by the coding sequence ATGTGGTTTATTGCATTTATTTTTTGGGGATTTATGCTTGCCAGTTGGATAAAGCCATATTTTCCAAAAGATTGGTTGATTCAATATCCTGATTTAGCTCATTATGTTTCTTTTATATCTATTTTTCTTATACTTTTTTATATCTATTTTTTAAGACCTTTTTTGCGAGAAGTTAATGGAGAAAGAACAATAGATTTTGGTAAGTACAAAGGAAGAAAGTGGAAAGATATTCCTACAGAGTATTTACAATGGGTATCTCAGACTTATAATGATTACTCTCAAGCAGGAGCATATAGAGAATTAAGAAGAAGAAAAAAGTTAAAGAAAAAAGAATTTAAGCATAAATATCAAGGTACAATACTCGGAATAATTGAAACAAATAGAACTTGTTGGAAATGTAAAAAGACCACTACTATAATAGCTATAAAGTTTTATACAAAAATGAATGAAGATGATATATATGATACTATGCCAAGTGTTGCACATTATATAAAATATTTACCAAATGATATACTAGAAAAAATTCAAACAGAATATCCTTTTTTTAAGTACAAATATAGCCATACTATTAATGAAGAATACATAGCAAATTGTTGTATTCATTGTGATAGTTTACAAGGTGATTGGGAATTACATGAAGAACCACAGGGTAAATTCTTTAATTCACATAAAATGAAATGTAAAAAATATATTGTTAATAAAAATGATAGATTAGAATTTTCAAAAAGACCATTAAAACAAACTATAAAATCTTCTTCAAAAAATAAAATTAAAGATGTAATATATAAAGAAGATGAAAATATCTCTACAGATGAAACTTTAAATGAAGAATTACAAAAAGCAATTAAAAATTATGATGAAAATATAATATCTAATAATGCAGAACAAGAACATCTTAATAAAATTAAGCAAAGTGAAGATAGTGTTATTTTCTCAGAAGAGGGTGTTTATTATGATGGAGTATTTATTAGTAATCAAGAGTTAGAAAAACGAGCTCAAGAAGAGGATGAAATACAGGATGAAAATGATAACTTTATTCACTTTGGTAAATATAAAGGGAAAAAGTGGGAAAAAGTTCCGAGCTCTTATTTAAATTGGGTAGTTGATAATTTTGATGGGATAGATGAAAGATATTATGCATTAGAAGAGTTAAAAAGAAGAGTTTAG
- a CDS encoding TrbG/VirB9 family P-type conjugative transfer protein, whose amino-acid sequence MKIFIILIFPIILFANSIFLEDSNTNSNQSNQNTVLEDNTFVDLENVQKAFLNKSSKTLSSIKNINYKENKTYKIQTRTLMNTMIVFSNDKIAGEPYYGNKGFIITKLGIGKYDLSNIVMIQPKYIGIDTNLTIIGQSGNIYSFYIYSTDYKSKSIPDNVVFIHNQETNTNKIKIVNLEKEEFLKNKKADNQAKKIISDPNYFYIGEGKNRIKIYKDQVIDDFVQDGAEDLKAKKIFRDNKFVYFKYDKDYSLSSFPAIFKVIDGFDSPINFRIVGDYLVAETIANKFTLRIENKHVCVRRLKDINHEKK is encoded by the coding sequence ATGAAAATATTTATAATATTAATTTTCCCTATTATTTTATTTGCAAATTCTATATTCTTAGAGGACTCAAATACAAATAGTAATCAGTCTAATCAAAATACAGTATTAGAAGATAATACTTTTGTAGATTTAGAAAATGTACAAAAAGCATTTTTAAATAAATCTTCTAAGACTTTATCTTCTATAAAAAATATTAATTATAAAGAGAATAAAACATACAAAATACAAACTAGAACATTGATGAATACAATGATTGTATTTTCAAATGATAAAATTGCTGGTGAGCCTTATTATGGAAATAAAGGTTTTATTATTACAAAACTAGGAATTGGTAAATATGATCTTTCAAATATTGTAATGATACAACCTAAATATATTGGAATAGATACAAACTTAACTATTATAGGTCAAAGTGGTAATATATATTCTTTTTATATTTACTCAACTGACTATAAATCAAAATCAATTCCAGATAATGTAGTTTTTATTCATAATCAAGAAACAAATACAAATAAAATAAAAATTGTTAATCTTGAAAAAGAAGAATTTCTAAAAAATAAAAAAGCAGATAATCAAGCTAAAAAAATCATTTCTGATCCAAACTATTTTTATATAGGAGAAGGTAAGAATAGAATTAAAATATATAAAGATCAAGTTATTGATGATTTTGTTCAAGATGGAGCAGAAGACTTAAAAGCTAAAAAAATTTTTAGAGATAATAAATTTGTATATTTTAAATATGACAAAGATTATTCTTTATCTTCTTTTCCTGCAATCTTTAAAGTTATTGATGGATTTGATAGTCCTATAAATTTTAGAATTGTAGGGGATTATTTAGTTGCTGAAACAATTGCTAATAAATTTACTTTAAGAATCGAAAACAAACATGTATGTGTTAGAAGATTGAAAGATATTAATCATGAAAAAAAATAA
- a CDS encoding type II toxin-antitoxin system RelE/ParE family toxin produces the protein MLEIEVHKTFTKDLKKAQLNTTNSAKLFKYISLLQNNKELPPQARDHFLTGEYKDTKEFHISGDLIVIYINTGYTLQLLRIGTHSQLFR, from the coding sequence GTGCTTGAGATAGAAGTTCATAAAACATTTACAAAAGATTTAAAAAAAGCTCAACTAAATACAACAAATAGTGCAAAGTTATTTAAATATATTTCATTACTTCAAAATAATAAAGAATTACCTCCTCAAGCAAGAGATCACTTTTTGACAGGAGAATATAAAGATACTAAAGAGTTTCATATAAGTGGAGATCTTATTGTAATATATATAAATACCGGATATACTTTGCAACTTCTTAGAATTGGTACACATTCTCAACTTTTTAGATAA
- a CDS encoding type IV secretion system protein, whose protein sequence is MFERVSSTLKLLRIENNFLKVLYVGNIIQFFIIVILIICTISLFPLKEKVPYLVYFSNAQTSFVSVRKADSSITEDEAVRLGLVMSYVINRETKNNIDDKKRHEKIRLQSSRDVWKNFTSIVKAKNSIFSRESLTRELNLHNIHIVPGTNIAQVDYTATVKNKEKVISKGNFRVVLQFRFTKKKLKIKDIPNNFTSFEVIRYDVSKIL, encoded by the coding sequence ATGTTTGAAAGAGTATCAAGTACATTAAAGCTGTTAAGAATAGAAAATAACTTCTTAAAAGTTTTATATGTTGGAAATATCATTCAGTTTTTTATCATTGTAATATTAATTATTTGCACAATTTCTTTATTTCCTCTAAAAGAAAAAGTACCTTATTTAGTATATTTTTCGAATGCACAAACTAGTTTTGTATCTGTAAGAAAAGCAGATAGTAGTATTACAGAAGATGAAGCAGTAAGATTAGGTCTTGTTATGAGTTATGTAATAAATCGTGAAACAAAAAACAATATTGATGATAAAAAAAGACATGAAAAGATAAGACTTCAATCTTCAAGAGATGTTTGGAAAAACTTTACATCAATAGTAAAAGCAAAAAATTCAATCTTCAGTAGAGAAAGTCTTACAAGAGAACTAAATCTTCATAACATACATATTGTTCCAGGAACTAACATTGCTCAAGTAGATTACACTGCAACAGTAAAGAATAAAGAGAAAGTAATCTCAAAAGGTAATTTTAGAGTTGTTCTTCAATTTAGATTTACGAAGAAAAAATTAAAAATTAAAGATATACCTAATAATTTTACTTCATTTGAAGTTATTAGATATGACGTAAGCAAAATACTATAA
- a CDS encoding DUF6414 family protein, with amino-acid sequence MKTFLEPIFLNEKMLLNIAAYLFKGVSLSEEINNENTKVNKANVSLGLKFLQDLISPLSFNTEHENINKQYSKTARIYTLGGLHMSVIDQLEKEEYLKYDLFESNNFPEANSFVKLNVILKPVDYYQIIDVLKLIKPLIIQLIDDFGTKINANLFNKNTKKEIPKYDKLVESIINSLENDYLNSKQFEMLMIDPSNKNIIGVVDIDLTDINPQEIKAKLNDGQFFVIGKISRIVRENEKVSMFQRTLLSKIVELIENLVSLNNDSIQMNNYKKFLQDIQPIIEKFIQLNLKGPAIRVMAMSINI; translated from the coding sequence ATGAAGACTTTTTTAGAACCAATATTTTTAAATGAAAAAATGCTTTTAAATATTGCAGCATATTTATTTAAAGGAGTTTCTTTAAGTGAAGAAATTAATAACGAAAATACAAAAGTAAATAAAGCTAATGTTTCTTTAGGTCTTAAATTTTTACAAGATTTAATTAGTCCTTTATCTTTTAATACAGAACATGAAAATATAAATAAACAATATTCAAAAACAGCACGAATTTATACTCTTGGCGGACTACATATGAGTGTTATTGATCAACTTGAAAAAGAAGAATACTTGAAATATGATTTATTTGAATCTAATAATTTTCCAGAAGCAAATTCTTTTGTTAAATTAAATGTTATTTTAAAGCCAGTTGATTATTATCAAATCATTGATGTTTTAAAACTTATAAAACCACTAATTATTCAACTTATTGATGACTTTGGAACAAAAATAAATGCAAATCTTTTTAATAAGAATACAAAGAAAGAAATTCCTAAATATGATAAACTTGTTGAATCAATAATAAATTCATTAGAAAATGATTATTTAAATTCAAAACAATTTGAAATGTTAATGATTGATCCAAGTAATAAAAACATTATAGGCGTAGTTGATATAGACTTAACAGATATTAATCCTCAAGAGATTAAAGCTAAATTGAATGATGGCCAATTTTTTGTTATTGGGAAAATAAGTAGAATTGTTCGAGAAAATGAAAAGGTAAGTATGTTTCAAAGAACTTTATTATCTAAAATAGTTGAATTAATTGAAAATCTAGTTTCTTTAAATAATGATAGCATTCAAATGAATAATTACAAAAAATTTCTACAAGATATTCAACCTATTATTGAAAAGTTCATACAGTTAAATTTAAAAGGTCCAGCAATAAGAGTTATGGCAATGTCTATCAATATCTAA
- a CDS encoding helix-turn-helix domain-containing protein, with translation MNENLLTKEELAVRLNISAYDVDQLRKKQNMPCRKIGRTYRYDLKEVQEFIKNIGKKK, from the coding sequence ATGAATGAGAACTTACTTACAAAAGAAGAATTAGCAGTTAGACTAAATATCTCTGCATATGATGTTGATCAACTTAGAAAAAAGCAGAATATGCCATGTAGAAAGATAGGTAGAACTTACAGATATGACTTAAAAGAAGTTCAAGAATTTATAAAAAATATAGGGAAAAAGAAATGA